In the genome of Sphaeramia orbicularis chromosome 13, fSphaOr1.1, whole genome shotgun sequence, one region contains:
- the bmp16 gene encoding bone morphogenetic protein 16 isoform X1 has translation MVPTKSSRSGSERRGIVTLELKDKPWTLHTSQHTWTSTMFPANLLLLMVLLLPQASSGRQGGDTSEINHGKVHSMPPPSSPTPAGTHLEPGLAQTIQSLLLSRLGLKSQPDPQPGVQVPRYLLDLYRFHQQQYHLVEDPLFSFPSQHIQQANTVRSFHHSEPFGDSPAAEDHKKVLISFNISSIPQDEKVLSAELRLLRNARASLGPGPHRLNLFLSDIHDDAEPTLIETRLLSTGLHNPTESDVWEAFSLNAELLHKALAGTGSLGFSLEVRPENSSTSLYEQNLLSAADKKDKMEHKEGHLRVRRSVGQDEHSWAQERPLLVTYSHDGRGEALVKHGRRTPSGGKKMRGRNGTKERARTSGMGRLRDQTRGRSKKTGYTVPGWGGDKVGISWSDRGRVKRNGGRAAKLKRLSRNRCRRHPLYVDFNDVGWHRWIIAPSGYDAFFCLGECRFPLAEHMNSSSHAMVQTLVNSVNGAVPRACCVPTSLSPIALLYLDPQDRVVLKNYQDMVVEGCGCR, from the exons ATGGTGCCAACGAAAAGCAGCAG GAGTGGAAGCGAGAGACGAGGGATCGTAACACTGGAGCTCAAGGATAAACCATGGACTCTGCATACATCCCAACACACCTGGAC GTCCACCATGTTCCCTGctaacctcctcctcctcatggtcCTGCTGCTACCTCAAGCCTCGTCTGGTCGCCAGGGTGGAGACACCAGCGAGATCAACCATGGAAAGGTACACTCCATGCCTCCCCCTTCATCACCCACACCGGCTGGTACCCACCTTGAACCCGGTTTGGCTCAGACCATCCAGAGTCTTCTCCTGAGCCGACTGGGCCTGAAGTCGCAGCCTGACCCTCAGCCTGGAGTGCAGGTGCCCCGTTACCTCCTGGATCTCTACCGTTTTCATCAGCAGCAGTACCATCTAGTGGAGGACCCTTTATTTAGCTTCCCCAGCCAACATATCCAGCAGGCCAACACCGTACGCAGCTTTCACCACTCCG AGCCATTTGGAGACAGTCCAGCAGCAGAAGATCATAAGAAGGTGCTCATCTCCTTTAATATCTCCTCCATCCCGCAGGATGAGAAGGTGCTTTCCGCCGAGCTCCGACTCCTCCGCAATGCCAGGGCCTCTTTGGGCCCCGGGCCCCACAGACTGAACCTGTTCCTCTCTGACATCCATGATGACGCAGAACCTACCCTGATAGAGACAAGGTTACTCAGTACTGGTCTCCATAATCCCACAGAGAGTGATGTCTGGGAGGCGTTTAGTCTGAATGCAGAGCTCCTCCATAAGGCCCTCGCTGGGACTGGCAGCCTGGGTTTCTCCCTGGAGGTCAGGCCGGAGAATAGCAGCACCTCATTATATGAACAAAACCTCTTGTCTGCTGCAGACAAGAAGGACAAAATGGAACACAAAGAGGGGCATCTGAGGGTACGTAGGTCTGTGGGGCAGGATGAGCACAGCTGGGCTCAAGAGAGACCCCTTTTGGTGACTTACAGTCATGACGGGCGTGGAGAGGCTTTAGTCAAACATGGCAGGAGGACCCCCAGTGGTGGCAAGAAAATGCGAGGCAGAAATGGGACAAAGGAGAGGGCCAGGACCAGCGGCATGGGCCGCCTTAGGGACCAAACCAGGGGAAGGTCTAAAAAAACAGGGTATACAGTGCCAGGCTGGGGAGGTGACAAGGTAGGGATCAGCTGGAGCGACCGTGGAAGGGTCAAAAGAAACGGTGGTCGTGCAGCAAAACTAAAACGCCTCTCCCGTAACAGATGCCGCCGCCATCCTCTGTACGTAGATTTCAATGACGTGGGCTGGCACAGGTGGATCATCGCTCCCAGCGGCTACGATGCCTTCTTCTGCCTGGGAGAGTGTCGCTTTCCTCTGGCCGAACACATGAACTCCTCTAGCCACGCTATGGTGCAGACTCTGGTAAACTCTGTGAATGGAGCAGTGCCCCGGGCCTGCTGCGTCCCCACCTCCCTCAGCCCCATCGCCCTGCTCTACCTGGACCCTCAAGACAGAGTGGTACTGAAGAATTACCAGGACATGGTGGTGGAAGGCTGTGGCTGCCGGTAG
- the bmp16 gene encoding bone morphogenetic protein 16 isoform X2, which translates to MFPANLLLLMVLLLPQASSGRQGGDTSEINHGKVHSMPPPSSPTPAGTHLEPGLAQTIQSLLLSRLGLKSQPDPQPGVQVPRYLLDLYRFHQQQYHLVEDPLFSFPSQHIQQANTVRSFHHSEPFGDSPAAEDHKKVLISFNISSIPQDEKVLSAELRLLRNARASLGPGPHRLNLFLSDIHDDAEPTLIETRLLSTGLHNPTESDVWEAFSLNAELLHKALAGTGSLGFSLEVRPENSSTSLYEQNLLSAADKKDKMEHKEGHLRVRRSVGQDEHSWAQERPLLVTYSHDGRGEALVKHGRRTPSGGKKMRGRNGTKERARTSGMGRLRDQTRGRSKKTGYTVPGWGGDKVGISWSDRGRVKRNGGRAAKLKRLSRNRCRRHPLYVDFNDVGWHRWIIAPSGYDAFFCLGECRFPLAEHMNSSSHAMVQTLVNSVNGAVPRACCVPTSLSPIALLYLDPQDRVVLKNYQDMVVEGCGCR; encoded by the exons ATGTTCCCTGctaacctcctcctcctcatggtcCTGCTGCTACCTCAAGCCTCGTCTGGTCGCCAGGGTGGAGACACCAGCGAGATCAACCATGGAAAGGTACACTCCATGCCTCCCCCTTCATCACCCACACCGGCTGGTACCCACCTTGAACCCGGTTTGGCTCAGACCATCCAGAGTCTTCTCCTGAGCCGACTGGGCCTGAAGTCGCAGCCTGACCCTCAGCCTGGAGTGCAGGTGCCCCGTTACCTCCTGGATCTCTACCGTTTTCATCAGCAGCAGTACCATCTAGTGGAGGACCCTTTATTTAGCTTCCCCAGCCAACATATCCAGCAGGCCAACACCGTACGCAGCTTTCACCACTCCG AGCCATTTGGAGACAGTCCAGCAGCAGAAGATCATAAGAAGGTGCTCATCTCCTTTAATATCTCCTCCATCCCGCAGGATGAGAAGGTGCTTTCCGCCGAGCTCCGACTCCTCCGCAATGCCAGGGCCTCTTTGGGCCCCGGGCCCCACAGACTGAACCTGTTCCTCTCTGACATCCATGATGACGCAGAACCTACCCTGATAGAGACAAGGTTACTCAGTACTGGTCTCCATAATCCCACAGAGAGTGATGTCTGGGAGGCGTTTAGTCTGAATGCAGAGCTCCTCCATAAGGCCCTCGCTGGGACTGGCAGCCTGGGTTTCTCCCTGGAGGTCAGGCCGGAGAATAGCAGCACCTCATTATATGAACAAAACCTCTTGTCTGCTGCAGACAAGAAGGACAAAATGGAACACAAAGAGGGGCATCTGAGGGTACGTAGGTCTGTGGGGCAGGATGAGCACAGCTGGGCTCAAGAGAGACCCCTTTTGGTGACTTACAGTCATGACGGGCGTGGAGAGGCTTTAGTCAAACATGGCAGGAGGACCCCCAGTGGTGGCAAGAAAATGCGAGGCAGAAATGGGACAAAGGAGAGGGCCAGGACCAGCGGCATGGGCCGCCTTAGGGACCAAACCAGGGGAAGGTCTAAAAAAACAGGGTATACAGTGCCAGGCTGGGGAGGTGACAAGGTAGGGATCAGCTGGAGCGACCGTGGAAGGGTCAAAAGAAACGGTGGTCGTGCAGCAAAACTAAAACGCCTCTCCCGTAACAGATGCCGCCGCCATCCTCTGTACGTAGATTTCAATGACGTGGGCTGGCACAGGTGGATCATCGCTCCCAGCGGCTACGATGCCTTCTTCTGCCTGGGAGAGTGTCGCTTTCCTCTGGCCGAACACATGAACTCCTCTAGCCACGCTATGGTGCAGACTCTGGTAAACTCTGTGAATGGAGCAGTGCCCCGGGCCTGCTGCGTCCCCACCTCCCTCAGCCCCATCGCCCTGCTCTACCTGGACCCTCAAGACAGAGTGGTACTGAAGAATTACCAGGACATGGTGGTGGAAGGCTGTGGCTGCCGGTAG